A DNA window from Bubalus bubalis isolate 160015118507 breed Murrah chromosome 20, NDDB_SH_1, whole genome shotgun sequence contains the following coding sequences:
- the LOC102411401 gene encoding serpin A3-8 isoform X8 yields the protein MINRQQHPDNSSNRAGGGSGFTVHIPLSQGDMRAERMSPLLALGLLVAGLCSRVHCLPENVTLEEQHNGTSVDDHSLASSNTDFAFSLYKQLALENLNKNIIFSPLSVSIALGFLSLGARGSTLTEILEGLKFNLTETPETEIHRGFQHILQTLHRPSNELQLSVGNAMFVQEQLTLLDKFREDTRVLYSSEAFPTEFNDSNAAMKLINDYVKNKTQGKIEDLFKNLDSLTKIILVNYIYFKARWKIPFDPKLTEQAEFHVSENKTVEVPMMSIGSLVTPYFRDEELGCTLVELTYSSNDSALFILPDEGKMQHLEAKLTPETLTRWRNSLQPRLINTLYLPKFSISSDYNLQHFLSELGIQKVFTSEADLSGITEVMDLEVSQ from the exons ATGATAAACAGGCAGCAGCACCCGGATAACTCCAGCAACCGGGCAGGCGGCGGCTCTGGATTCACTGTCCACATCCCACTCTCGCAGGGAG ACATGAGGGCAGAGAGAATGTCCCCTCTCCTGGCTCTGGGGCTCCTGGTGGCTGGACTGTGCTCCAGGGTCCACTGCCTCCCGGAGAATGTGACCCTAGAAGAACAGCACAATGGGACGTCTGTGGATGACCACTCATTAGCCTCCAGCAACACTGACTTCGCCTTCAGCCTCTACAAGCAGTTGGCTTTGGAAAACCTCAATAAGAACATCATCTTCTCCCCTCTGAGTGTCTCCATAGCCTtgggcttcctgtccctgggggcCCGTGGCTCCACCCTGACGGAGATCCTGGAAGGTCTCAAGTTCAACCTCACAGAGACCCCCGAGACAGAAATCCACCGGGGCTTCCAGCACATCCTGCAGACGCTCCATCGACCCAGCAATGAGCTGCAGCTGAGCGTGGGCAACGCCATGTTTGTGCAGGAGCAGCTGACGCTTCTGGACAAGTTCAGGGAAGACACCCGGGTGCTGTACTCCTCCGAGGCCTTCCCCACTGAGTTCAACGATTCCAATGCTGCCATGAAGCTCATCAATGACTATGTGAAGAATAAAACCCAGGGGAAAATTGAAGACTTGTTCAAGAACCTTGACTCCCTCACGAAGATCATCCTGGTGAATTACATCTACTTTAAAG CCAGGTGGAAGATCCCCTTTGACCCCAAGCTCACTGAGCAGGCAGAGTTCCACGTGAGCGAGAACAAGACAGTGGAGGTGCCCATGATGAGCATTGGGAGCCTGGTGACCCCTTACTTCAGGGACGAGGAGCTGGGCTGCACGCTGGTGGAGCTCACGTACAGCAGCAACGACAGCGCCCTCTTCATCCTCCCCGACGAGGGCAAAATGCAGCACCTGGAAGCCAAGCTGACCCCGGAGACGCTGACGAGGTGGCGAAACTCCCTGCAGCCCAG GTTGATAAATACCCTCTACCTGCCAAAGTTTTCTATCTCCAGTGACTATAATCTGCAACACTTCCTTTCTGAGCTGGGCATCCAGAAAGTCTTCACCTCTGAGGCTGACCTGTCAGGAATCACAGAGGTCATGGACTTAGAAGTTTCCCAG
- the LOC102411401 gene encoding serpin A3-8 isoform X3 — MINRQQHPDNSSNRAGGGSGFTVHIPLSQGDMRAERMSPLLALGLLVAGLCSRVHCLPENVTLEEQHNGTSVDDHSLASSNTDFAFSLYKQLALENLNKNIIFSPLSVSIALGFLSLGARGSTLTEILEGLKFNLTETPETEIHRGFQHILQTLHRPSNELQLSVGNAMFVQEQLTLLDKFREDTRVLYSSEAFPTEFNDSNAAMKLINDYVKNKTQGKIEDLFKNLDSLTKIILVNYIYFKARWKIPFDPKLTEQAEFHVSENKTVEVPMMSIGSLVTPYFRDEELGCTLVELTYSSNDSALFILPDEGKMQHLEAKLTPETLTRWRNSLQPRLINTLYLPKFSISSDYNLQHFLSELGIQKVFTSEADLSGITEVMDLEVSQVSLAGEDFHHIQVGKDVVQMIVSGDGEFWQMEITYPPRK; from the exons ATGATAAACAGGCAGCAGCACCCGGATAACTCCAGCAACCGGGCAGGCGGCGGCTCTGGATTCACTGTCCACATCCCACTCTCGCAGGGAG ACATGAGGGCAGAGAGAATGTCCCCTCTCCTGGCTCTGGGGCTCCTGGTGGCTGGACTGTGCTCCAGGGTCCACTGCCTCCCGGAGAATGTGACCCTAGAAGAACAGCACAATGGGACGTCTGTGGATGACCACTCATTAGCCTCCAGCAACACTGACTTCGCCTTCAGCCTCTACAAGCAGTTGGCTTTGGAAAACCTCAATAAGAACATCATCTTCTCCCCTCTGAGTGTCTCCATAGCCTtgggcttcctgtccctgggggcCCGTGGCTCCACCCTGACGGAGATCCTGGAAGGTCTCAAGTTCAACCTCACAGAGACCCCCGAGACAGAAATCCACCGGGGCTTCCAGCACATCCTGCAGACGCTCCATCGACCCAGCAATGAGCTGCAGCTGAGCGTGGGCAACGCCATGTTTGTGCAGGAGCAGCTGACGCTTCTGGACAAGTTCAGGGAAGACACCCGGGTGCTGTACTCCTCCGAGGCCTTCCCCACTGAGTTCAACGATTCCAATGCTGCCATGAAGCTCATCAATGACTATGTGAAGAATAAAACCCAGGGGAAAATTGAAGACTTGTTCAAGAACCTTGACTCCCTCACGAAGATCATCCTGGTGAATTACATCTACTTTAAAG CCAGGTGGAAGATCCCCTTTGACCCCAAGCTCACTGAGCAGGCAGAGTTCCACGTGAGCGAGAACAAGACAGTGGAGGTGCCCATGATGAGCATTGGGAGCCTGGTGACCCCTTACTTCAGGGACGAGGAGCTGGGCTGCACGCTGGTGGAGCTCACGTACAGCAGCAACGACAGCGCCCTCTTCATCCTCCCCGACGAGGGCAAAATGCAGCACCTGGAAGCCAAGCTGACCCCGGAGACGCTGACGAGGTGGCGAAACTCCCTGCAGCCCAG GTTGATAAATACCCTCTACCTGCCAAAGTTTTCTATCTCCAGTGACTATAATCTGCAACACTTCCTTTCTGAGCTGGGCATCCAGAAAGTCTTCACCTCTGAGGCTGACCTGTCAGGAATCACAGAGGTCATGGACTTAGAAGTTTCCCAG
- the LOC102411401 gene encoding serpin A3-8 isoform X7 produces the protein MINRQQHPDNSSNRAGGGSGFTVHIPLSQGDMRAERMSPLLALGLLVAGLCSRVHCLPENVTLEEQHNGTSVDDHSLASSNTDFAFSLYKQLALENLNKNIIFSPLSVSIALGFLSLGARGSTLTEILEGLKFNLTETPETEIHRGFQHILQTLHRPSNELQLSVGNAMFVQEQLTLLDKFREDTRVLYSSEAFPTEFNDSNAAMKLINDYVKNKTQGKIEDLFKNLDSLTKIILVNYIYFKARWKIPFDPKLTEQAEFHVSENKTVEVPMMSIGSLVTPYFRDEELGCTLVELTYSSNDSALFILPDEGKMQHLEAKLTPETLTRWRNSLQPRLINTLYLPKFSISSDYNLQHFLSELGIQKVFTSEADLSGITEVMDLEVSQL, from the exons ATGATAAACAGGCAGCAGCACCCGGATAACTCCAGCAACCGGGCAGGCGGCGGCTCTGGATTCACTGTCCACATCCCACTCTCGCAGGGAG ACATGAGGGCAGAGAGAATGTCCCCTCTCCTGGCTCTGGGGCTCCTGGTGGCTGGACTGTGCTCCAGGGTCCACTGCCTCCCGGAGAATGTGACCCTAGAAGAACAGCACAATGGGACGTCTGTGGATGACCACTCATTAGCCTCCAGCAACACTGACTTCGCCTTCAGCCTCTACAAGCAGTTGGCTTTGGAAAACCTCAATAAGAACATCATCTTCTCCCCTCTGAGTGTCTCCATAGCCTtgggcttcctgtccctgggggcCCGTGGCTCCACCCTGACGGAGATCCTGGAAGGTCTCAAGTTCAACCTCACAGAGACCCCCGAGACAGAAATCCACCGGGGCTTCCAGCACATCCTGCAGACGCTCCATCGACCCAGCAATGAGCTGCAGCTGAGCGTGGGCAACGCCATGTTTGTGCAGGAGCAGCTGACGCTTCTGGACAAGTTCAGGGAAGACACCCGGGTGCTGTACTCCTCCGAGGCCTTCCCCACTGAGTTCAACGATTCCAATGCTGCCATGAAGCTCATCAATGACTATGTGAAGAATAAAACCCAGGGGAAAATTGAAGACTTGTTCAAGAACCTTGACTCCCTCACGAAGATCATCCTGGTGAATTACATCTACTTTAAAG CCAGGTGGAAGATCCCCTTTGACCCCAAGCTCACTGAGCAGGCAGAGTTCCACGTGAGCGAGAACAAGACAGTGGAGGTGCCCATGATGAGCATTGGGAGCCTGGTGACCCCTTACTTCAGGGACGAGGAGCTGGGCTGCACGCTGGTGGAGCTCACGTACAGCAGCAACGACAGCGCCCTCTTCATCCTCCCCGACGAGGGCAAAATGCAGCACCTGGAAGCCAAGCTGACCCCGGAGACGCTGACGAGGTGGCGAAACTCCCTGCAGCCCAG GTTGATAAATACCCTCTACCTGCCAAAGTTTTCTATCTCCAGTGACTATAATCTGCAACACTTCCTTTCTGAGCTGGGCATCCAGAAAGTCTTCACCTCTGAGGCTGACCTGTCAGGAATCACAGAGGTCATGGACTTAGAAGTTTCCCAG
- the LOC102411401 gene encoding serpin A3-8 isoform X6: protein MINRQQHPDNSSNRAGGGSGFTVHIPLSQGDMRAERMSPLLALGLLVAGLCSRVHCLPENVTLEEQHNGTSVDDHSLASSNTDFAFSLYKQLALENLNKNIIFSPLSVSIALGFLSLGARGSTLTEILEGLKFNLTETPETEIHRGFQHILQTLHRPSNELQLSVGNAMFVQEQLTLLDKFREDTRVLYSSEAFPTEFNDSNAAMKLINDYVKNKTQGKIEDLFKNLDSLTKIILVNYIYFKARWKIPFDPKLTEQAEFHVSENKTVEVPMMSIGSLVTPYFRDEELGCTLVELTYSSNDSALFILPDEGKMQHLEAKLTPETLTRWRNSLQPRLINTLYLPKFSISSDYNLQHFLSELGIQKVFTSEADLSGITEVMDLEVSQPVPECLQ, encoded by the exons ATGATAAACAGGCAGCAGCACCCGGATAACTCCAGCAACCGGGCAGGCGGCGGCTCTGGATTCACTGTCCACATCCCACTCTCGCAGGGAG ACATGAGGGCAGAGAGAATGTCCCCTCTCCTGGCTCTGGGGCTCCTGGTGGCTGGACTGTGCTCCAGGGTCCACTGCCTCCCGGAGAATGTGACCCTAGAAGAACAGCACAATGGGACGTCTGTGGATGACCACTCATTAGCCTCCAGCAACACTGACTTCGCCTTCAGCCTCTACAAGCAGTTGGCTTTGGAAAACCTCAATAAGAACATCATCTTCTCCCCTCTGAGTGTCTCCATAGCCTtgggcttcctgtccctgggggcCCGTGGCTCCACCCTGACGGAGATCCTGGAAGGTCTCAAGTTCAACCTCACAGAGACCCCCGAGACAGAAATCCACCGGGGCTTCCAGCACATCCTGCAGACGCTCCATCGACCCAGCAATGAGCTGCAGCTGAGCGTGGGCAACGCCATGTTTGTGCAGGAGCAGCTGACGCTTCTGGACAAGTTCAGGGAAGACACCCGGGTGCTGTACTCCTCCGAGGCCTTCCCCACTGAGTTCAACGATTCCAATGCTGCCATGAAGCTCATCAATGACTATGTGAAGAATAAAACCCAGGGGAAAATTGAAGACTTGTTCAAGAACCTTGACTCCCTCACGAAGATCATCCTGGTGAATTACATCTACTTTAAAG CCAGGTGGAAGATCCCCTTTGACCCCAAGCTCACTGAGCAGGCAGAGTTCCACGTGAGCGAGAACAAGACAGTGGAGGTGCCCATGATGAGCATTGGGAGCCTGGTGACCCCTTACTTCAGGGACGAGGAGCTGGGCTGCACGCTGGTGGAGCTCACGTACAGCAGCAACGACAGCGCCCTCTTCATCCTCCCCGACGAGGGCAAAATGCAGCACCTGGAAGCCAAGCTGACCCCGGAGACGCTGACGAGGTGGCGAAACTCCCTGCAGCCCAG GTTGATAAATACCCTCTACCTGCCAAAGTTTTCTATCTCCAGTGACTATAATCTGCAACACTTCCTTTCTGAGCTGGGCATCCAGAAAGTCTTCACCTCTGAGGCTGACCTGTCAGGAATCACAGAGGTCATGGACTTAGAAGTTTCCCAG
- the LOC102411401 gene encoding serpin A3-6 isoform X2, protein MINRQQHPDNSSNRAGGGSGFTVHIPLSQGDMRAERMSPLLALGLLVAGLCSRVHCLPENVTLEEQHNGTSVDDHSLASSNTDFAFSLYKQLALENLNKNIIFSPLSVSIALGFLSLGARGSTLTEILEGLKFNLTETPETEIHRGFQHILQTLHRPSNELQLSVGNAMFVQEQLTLLDKFREDTRVLYSSEAFPTEFNDSNAAMKLINDYVKNKTQGKIEDLFKNLDSLTKIILVNYIYFKARWKIPFDPKLTEQAEFHVSENKTVEVPMMSIGSLVTPYFRDEELGCTLVELTYSSNDSALFILPDEGKMQHLEAKLTPETLTRWRNSLQPRLINTLYLPKFSISSDYNLQHFLSELGIQKVFTSEADLSGITEVMDLEVSQMVHSAVLDVDEVGTEGAAATGVELSFKSAFRIVRFDRPFLIAVVLKDTQSITFLGKVTNPNQA, encoded by the exons ATGATAAACAGGCAGCAGCACCCGGATAACTCCAGCAACCGGGCAGGCGGCGGCTCTGGATTCACTGTCCACATCCCACTCTCGCAGGGAG ACATGAGGGCAGAGAGAATGTCCCCTCTCCTGGCTCTGGGGCTCCTGGTGGCTGGACTGTGCTCCAGGGTCCACTGCCTCCCGGAGAATGTGACCCTAGAAGAACAGCACAATGGGACGTCTGTGGATGACCACTCATTAGCCTCCAGCAACACTGACTTCGCCTTCAGCCTCTACAAGCAGTTGGCTTTGGAAAACCTCAATAAGAACATCATCTTCTCCCCTCTGAGTGTCTCCATAGCCTtgggcttcctgtccctgggggcCCGTGGCTCCACCCTGACGGAGATCCTGGAAGGTCTCAAGTTCAACCTCACAGAGACCCCCGAGACAGAAATCCACCGGGGCTTCCAGCACATCCTGCAGACGCTCCATCGACCCAGCAATGAGCTGCAGCTGAGCGTGGGCAACGCCATGTTTGTGCAGGAGCAGCTGACGCTTCTGGACAAGTTCAGGGAAGACACCCGGGTGCTGTACTCCTCCGAGGCCTTCCCCACTGAGTTCAACGATTCCAATGCTGCCATGAAGCTCATCAATGACTATGTGAAGAATAAAACCCAGGGGAAAATTGAAGACTTGTTCAAGAACCTTGACTCCCTCACGAAGATCATCCTGGTGAATTACATCTACTTTAAAG CCAGGTGGAAGATCCCCTTTGACCCCAAGCTCACTGAGCAGGCAGAGTTCCACGTGAGCGAGAACAAGACAGTGGAGGTGCCCATGATGAGCATTGGGAGCCTGGTGACCCCTTACTTCAGGGACGAGGAGCTGGGCTGCACGCTGGTGGAGCTCACGTACAGCAGCAACGACAGCGCCCTCTTCATCCTCCCCGACGAGGGCAAAATGCAGCACCTGGAAGCCAAGCTGACCCCGGAGACGCTGACGAGGTGGCGAAACTCCCTGCAGCCCAG GTTGATAAATACCCTCTACCTGCCAAAGTTTTCTATCTCCAGTGACTATAATCTGCAACACTTCCTTTCTGAGCTGGGCATCCAGAAAGTCTTCACCTCTGAGGCTGACCTGTCAGGAATCACAGAGGTCATGGACTTAGAAGTTTCCCAG ATGGTCCACAGCGCTGTGCTGGACGTGGACGAGGTGGGCACGGAAGGAGCTGCTGCCACGGGAGTAGAACTTTCCTTCAAGTCCGCATTTAGAATTGTGCGTTTCGACAGGCCCTTCCTGATTGCCGTAGTTCTCAAAGACACCCAGAGCATCACCTTTTTGGGGAAAGTCACCAACCCCAATCAAGCCTAG
- the LOC102411401 gene encoding serpin A3-8 isoform X5, with amino-acid sequence MINRQQHPDNSSNRAGGGSGFTVHIPLSQGDMRAERMSPLLALGLLVAGLCSRVHCLPENVTLEEQHNGTSVDDHSLASSNTDFAFSLYKQLALENLNKNIIFSPLSVSIALGFLSLGARGSTLTEILEGLKFNLTETPETEIHRGFQHILQTLHRPSNELQLSVGNAMFVQEQLTLLDKFREDTRVLYSSEAFPTEFNDSNAAMKLINDYVKNKTQGKIEDLFKNLDSLTKIILVNYIYFKARWKIPFDPKLTEQAEFHVSENKTVEVPMMSIGSLVTPYFRDEELGCTLVELTYSSNDSALFILPDEGKMQHLEAKLTPETLTRWRNSLQPRDSNWMPPPARSLPGDPGTSLPVLPPSPPPSTVSQQLWNPCWRRVIPEPCRLAGEKQGQVGASPQPLPWHAALKVR; translated from the exons ATGATAAACAGGCAGCAGCACCCGGATAACTCCAGCAACCGGGCAGGCGGCGGCTCTGGATTCACTGTCCACATCCCACTCTCGCAGGGAG ACATGAGGGCAGAGAGAATGTCCCCTCTCCTGGCTCTGGGGCTCCTGGTGGCTGGACTGTGCTCCAGGGTCCACTGCCTCCCGGAGAATGTGACCCTAGAAGAACAGCACAATGGGACGTCTGTGGATGACCACTCATTAGCCTCCAGCAACACTGACTTCGCCTTCAGCCTCTACAAGCAGTTGGCTTTGGAAAACCTCAATAAGAACATCATCTTCTCCCCTCTGAGTGTCTCCATAGCCTtgggcttcctgtccctgggggcCCGTGGCTCCACCCTGACGGAGATCCTGGAAGGTCTCAAGTTCAACCTCACAGAGACCCCCGAGACAGAAATCCACCGGGGCTTCCAGCACATCCTGCAGACGCTCCATCGACCCAGCAATGAGCTGCAGCTGAGCGTGGGCAACGCCATGTTTGTGCAGGAGCAGCTGACGCTTCTGGACAAGTTCAGGGAAGACACCCGGGTGCTGTACTCCTCCGAGGCCTTCCCCACTGAGTTCAACGATTCCAATGCTGCCATGAAGCTCATCAATGACTATGTGAAGAATAAAACCCAGGGGAAAATTGAAGACTTGTTCAAGAACCTTGACTCCCTCACGAAGATCATCCTGGTGAATTACATCTACTTTAAAG CCAGGTGGAAGATCCCCTTTGACCCCAAGCTCACTGAGCAGGCAGAGTTCCACGTGAGCGAGAACAAGACAGTGGAGGTGCCCATGATGAGCATTGGGAGCCTGGTGACCCCTTACTTCAGGGACGAGGAGCTGGGCTGCACGCTGGTGGAGCTCACGTACAGCAGCAACGACAGCGCCCTCTTCATCCTCCCCGACGAGGGCAAAATGCAGCACCTGGAAGCCAAGCTGACCCCGGAGACGCTGACGAGGTGGCGAAACTCCCTGCAGCCCAG GGACTCAAACTGGATGCCACCTCCTGCAAGAAGCCTTCCTGGTGACCCTGGTACATCCCTCCCGgtgctccctccttcccctcccccaagcaCGGTCTCCCAGCAGCTGTGGAATCCGTGTTGGAGAAGGGTGATTCCTGAGCCCTGTAGGCTTGCAGGGGAGAAGCAGGGCCAGGTGGGGGCAAGCCCACAGCCCCTGCCTTGGCACGCTGCCCTGAAGGTGAGATAG